From Euzebya rosea, one genomic window encodes:
- a CDS encoding NADH-quinone oxidoreductase subunit N has translation MDMAAAAGEVVPEIVLLAGAVVVLITALFTPRRLQHHAPWLSLLVIGVATATTVPQLGAVQRIGFFDTYALDGTAVVGKLIVLAVAAITVGLTAEWFRSDDRAGELQTMLLFATLGAVLLAGAADLMELVLGLLLSSVTGYVLAAYHRQSKESGEAAIKYYLLGALTNALMLVGVVLLFGLGTTTTYPGLSQTLPGADPLGVLAGTGLLLLGMAFKVGAVPVHPWVPDVAEGAPAPAAAFLLTAPKVGGIIAIARLAALLADAPVGWRPAIALIAAATMTLGNLAALWQTDVRRLLGWSAVSQTGYALMAPVALGRSDLAIPSLLLFLAAYAAANLAAFGVVVELRGRTDLADYAGLARRRPWLFTALVLAFLSMVGIPPLGGFAGKLALFAATIDAGFSWLALLAVINSVVSLAYYARVLGPGYFDPAPGPVPVLGKTAAVATGVAVIATIGTGVAAEPLLQTFTGALLLP, from the coding sequence ATGGACATGGCCGCGGCGGCCGGCGAGGTCGTCCCGGAGATCGTGCTGCTGGCCGGCGCGGTCGTCGTGCTCATCACCGCGCTGTTCACCCCACGGCGCCTGCAGCACCACGCCCCATGGCTGTCCCTGCTCGTCATCGGCGTCGCCACCGCCACCACCGTCCCACAGCTCGGCGCCGTCCAGCGGATCGGGTTCTTCGACACCTACGCGCTGGACGGCACCGCCGTCGTCGGCAAGCTCATCGTCCTGGCCGTGGCCGCCATCACCGTGGGGCTCACCGCCGAATGGTTCCGCAGCGACGACCGGGCCGGCGAGCTGCAGACGATGCTGCTGTTCGCAACCCTCGGTGCGGTGCTGCTGGCCGGCGCGGCCGACCTCATGGAGCTGGTGCTGGGACTGCTGCTGTCCTCCGTCACCGGCTACGTCCTGGCCGCCTACCACCGCCAGTCCAAGGAGTCGGGCGAGGCCGCGATCAAGTACTACCTGCTCGGCGCCCTCACCAACGCCCTGATGCTGGTCGGCGTGGTGCTCCTGTTCGGTCTGGGCACCACCACCACCTACCCCGGGCTGTCACAGACGCTCCCCGGCGCCGATCCACTGGGGGTGCTGGCCGGCACCGGACTGCTGCTGTTGGGCATGGCGTTCAAGGTCGGCGCCGTACCCGTGCACCCGTGGGTGCCCGATGTCGCCGAGGGCGCGCCCGCACCTGCGGCGGCCTTCCTGCTGACCGCTCCGAAGGTCGGCGGGATCATCGCCATCGCCCGCCTCGCCGCACTCCTCGCCGACGCCCCCGTGGGCTGGCGGCCCGCCATTGCCCTGATCGCCGCCGCCACCATGACCCTCGGCAACCTGGCCGCGCTGTGGCAGACCGACGTGCGCCGGCTGCTCGGCTGGTCAGCGGTGTCACAGACCGGCTACGCCCTCATGGCCCCCGTGGCGCTTGGCCGCAGCGACCTCGCCATCCCGTCGCTGCTGCTCTTCCTCGCCGCCTACGCCGCAGCCAACCTCGCTGCCTTCGGCGTCGTCGTGGAGCTCCGCGGCCGCACCGACCTGGCCGACTACGCCGGCCTGGCCCGACGGCGCCCGTGGCTGTTCACCGCGCTGGTGCTCGCCTTCCTGTCGATGGTCGGCATCCCCCCGCTCGGCGGCTTCGCCGGTAAGCTCGCCCTCTTCGCCGCCACCATCGACGCCGGCTTCTCGTGGCTGGCCCTGCTGGCTGTCATCAACTCCGTCGTCTCCCTCGCCTACTACGCGCGGGTCCTCGGTCCCGGATACTTCGACCCCGCCCCCGGCCCCGTCCCGGTTCTCGGCAAGACCGCGGCCGTCGCAACCGGCGTCGCCGTGATCGCCACGATCGGTACCGGTGTCGCGGCCGAACCACTCTTGCAGACCTTCACCGGCGCGCTGCTGCTGCCTTGA
- a CDS encoding GAF domain-containing sensor histidine kinase: MDGEAGLRAGGLSEGAAGLAAVALALSSERDLDRVLFTVVAQACRVARSSYAAVALQDDQGALTGFVQEGLEPEEVAAISSCPLGDGLLGVVASTTAPVRVDNIAADTRAAGFPEGHPEMRRLLGAPIVTPRGRYGSLYVCDRVDGMPFDDRDEGAITVLARLSAAAIETASLLAAERERANAVAGEAAARARESAQRELLGQVIAAQEAERARVSRDLHDEIGQALTSVLLGLRLTEDGLAAGTDSQQVRPEHWAEVRGLVADALERVRNLAFELRPTVLDDIGLVPALERLVNSIQQRAGIAVELDVEGLGEADRLPTEVETVLYRVVQEALTNVVRHAEATVVGIQLVADDSRVRAVVEDDGRGFDHRAAEESLGLVGMRERASTAGGSLRVESAPGVGTAVMVEVPVG, encoded by the coding sequence ATGGATGGCGAGGCTGGCCTGCGGGCAGGGGGGCTTTCGGAAGGTGCTGCTGGGCTGGCGGCCGTGGCCCTGGCGCTGTCCTCGGAGCGGGACCTCGACCGGGTGCTGTTCACGGTCGTGGCCCAGGCCTGCCGCGTCGCCCGATCCTCCTACGCCGCAGTGGCACTGCAGGACGATCAGGGGGCGCTGACAGGGTTCGTGCAGGAGGGACTGGAGCCCGAGGAGGTTGCGGCCATCAGTTCGTGCCCCCTTGGCGACGGGCTGCTTGGGGTTGTCGCCTCGACCACGGCACCGGTGCGCGTCGACAACATCGCCGCCGACACCAGGGCGGCGGGTTTCCCGGAGGGACATCCGGAGATGCGGCGGCTGCTCGGGGCACCGATCGTGACCCCGCGTGGCCGCTACGGCAGCCTGTACGTGTGCGACCGGGTCGACGGCATGCCCTTCGATGACCGTGATGAAGGGGCCATCACGGTGCTCGCGCGGCTGTCGGCAGCGGCGATCGAGACCGCATCGCTGCTCGCCGCCGAACGGGAGCGAGCGAACGCCGTTGCCGGCGAGGCCGCAGCCCGGGCGCGAGAGTCGGCGCAGCGGGAGCTGCTGGGGCAGGTTATCGCGGCGCAGGAGGCGGAACGTGCCAGGGTGTCTCGAGACCTGCACGACGAGATCGGTCAGGCGCTGACCTCGGTTCTGCTGGGCCTGCGGCTGACCGAGGACGGCCTCGCGGCGGGCACCGACAGCCAGCAGGTGCGGCCGGAGCACTGGGCTGAAGTCCGCGGTCTAGTCGCGGATGCGCTCGAGCGGGTTCGAAATCTGGCGTTCGAGTTGCGGCCTACCGTGCTGGACGACATCGGCCTGGTGCCCGCGCTCGAGCGGCTGGTCAACAGCATCCAGCAGCGGGCCGGCATCGCCGTGGAACTGGACGTGGAGGGGCTCGGCGAGGCCGACCGGCTGCCGACGGAGGTGGAGACCGTGTTGTACCGCGTGGTCCAGGAGGCGCTGACCAACGTGGTGCGGCACGCTGAGGCGACTGTCGTCGGCATCCAGCTCGTGGCCGATGACAGCCGGGTCCGAGCGGTGGTGGAGGACGACGGCCGTGGCTTCGACCACAGGGCGGCCGAGGAATCGTTGGGACTCGTGGGCATGCGAGAGCGCGCGTCCACGGCGGGCGGGTCACTGCGGGTGGAGTCGGCTCCAGGCGTCGGCACCGCGGTGATGGTGGAGGTGCCGGTTGGCTGA
- a CDS encoding YgaP family membrane protein codes for MNSDSRGGSTRRPRFSVNITPAERAARILLGAAATVAALALVATANSAVAVVLEILLAAAGLDLVVTGAIGYCPLYHKLGRVPQSWADPQ; via the coding sequence ATGAACAGCGATTCACGGGGTGGCAGTACGCGTCGTCCGCGCTTCAGCGTCAACATCACCCCCGCCGAGCGGGCCGCACGCATCCTGCTCGGCGCGGCCGCGACCGTCGCGGCGCTCGCCTTGGTCGCCACTGCGAACTCTGCGGTTGCGGTCGTGCTGGAGATCCTGCTCGCTGCCGCCGGTCTCGACCTCGTGGTCACCGGCGCCATCGGCTATTGCCCCCTGTACCACAAGCTCGGCCGTGTGCCGCAGTCGTGGGCGGACCCGCAATGA
- a CDS encoding potassium channel family protein, whose protein sequence is MERLYAAGYTLTTLGVGDIVPTTALGRVLIVVCSASGLLTLTLAITYLVPVLNAVTARRVLAATLNALGGDPEQVRQRLWPGGDLKGTRATVEGLASDIRFVTQAHYSYPVMHFFHWPTPATAFAPAFARLALAVETHLNASTAPRPHRTCICICSRVPSRSTSPCRSSRS, encoded by the coding sequence GTGGAACGGCTGTACGCCGCCGGCTACACCCTCACGACGCTCGGGGTGGGCGACATCGTTCCCACGACGGCACTGGGTCGGGTGCTGATCGTCGTGTGCAGCGCGTCGGGTCTGCTCACGCTCACGCTGGCGATCACCTACCTGGTGCCGGTGCTGAACGCCGTGACGGCGAGGCGAGTGCTCGCAGCGACCTTGAACGCCCTGGGTGGGGACCCCGAGCAGGTGCGCCAGCGGCTGTGGCCCGGAGGCGATCTGAAGGGGACACGCGCAACGGTCGAGGGTCTGGCGTCCGACATCCGGTTCGTGACGCAGGCGCACTACAGCTACCCGGTCATGCACTTCTTCCACTGGCCGACGCCCGCCACCGCGTTCGCGCCGGCTTTCGCACGTCTTGCCCTCGCCGTCGAGACTCATCTGAACGCCTCGACGGCGCCACGGCCCCACCGCACCTGCATCTGCATCTGCTCACGAGTGCCATCGAGGAGCACATCACCGTGCAGATCGAGTCGTTCGTGA
- a CDS encoding ABC transporter ATP-binding protein: MTAASSTTSSAGVDAVTADGRPAVVLSARGITKSYVTGIWPRRRRLDVLRGADLELRAGEIVGLVGENGSGKSTMMKILVGALDRDEGTIQRQGALGYCPQESILYERLTCDEHFELFGQAYGLTRSQVESSRNEIYQLLGFDRWAGARVEELSGGTAAKLNLGLALLPDPQILLLDEPYAGFDWDTYQRFWDLTRTRRDAGRSLLIISHFITDEDRFDRIYDLREGRTVPR; this comes from the coding sequence ATGACCGCGGCATCGTCGACGACGAGTTCCGCCGGCGTGGACGCTGTCACCGCCGACGGACGGCCCGCGGTGGTGCTGAGCGCCCGCGGCATCACCAAGTCCTACGTCACGGGGATCTGGCCTCGGCGGCGCCGGCTGGACGTGCTGCGTGGAGCCGACCTCGAGCTGCGCGCAGGCGAGATCGTCGGCCTGGTGGGAGAGAACGGATCGGGCAAGTCCACGATGATGAAGATCCTGGTCGGCGCCCTCGACCGCGACGAGGGCACCATCCAGCGGCAGGGCGCCCTGGGCTACTGCCCGCAGGAGTCGATCCTGTACGAGCGGCTGACCTGCGACGAGCACTTCGAGCTCTTCGGTCAGGCTTACGGGCTCACCCGTTCCCAGGTCGAGTCCTCCCGCAACGAGATATACCAGCTCCTGGGCTTCGACCGCTGGGCCGGGGCACGGGTGGAGGAGCTGTCCGGGGGGACAGCGGCCAAGCTCAACCTGGGACTGGCGCTCCTGCCCGACCCGCAGATCCTTCTGCTGGACGAGCCCTACGCAGGATTCGACTGGGACACCTACCAGCGGTTCTGGGACCTCACCCGGACCCGCCGCGACGCGGGACGGTCGCTGCTCATCATCAGCCACTTCATCACCGATGAGGACCGCTTCGACCGGATCTATGACCTGCGCGAGGGCAGGACGGTCCCACGATGA
- a CDS encoding ABC transporter permease — protein MTATASTGPQKGPSLGLLGWRYLAEYARRPLNLVLLVVVPVVFVTLSAGAIADFADALGGITDLGPIEAATAGWAASLLAGVAGFFHVTGSREADRRLAAAGAGTLRVVAARLTSALGLAALAGIGALGALTVRTDLADAPRVVGVTLLMAVTYLGIGAIVGALVRSELNGSLVVVFVWLFDVFFGPAFGGSGVVLRTFPLHFPTLVVTDVASGHAGPLGGVGLSALWAVGALLAGTAALVRTTRPSPLALPRPAGRWRRIAVALRYGFRDYRRNLVLWVLLVGLPVAFITLSIAVTPNDPTPVELIDGGTRSLQVLPMSDLHGAIMVPITAGFLAGLAGLFVALGSAEGVRRLVLAGYRPLEILAARLGVIVFAALLTTGVSLAVTGASFTPVDWWVFGLANVLVALTYGMLGVLIGPRFGLLGGLYLMLALPFIDVGIAQNAMFDAAPPAWAVYMPAHGGIRVMLDGAFTASFDELAAFGLALTWLAGVTVLAVAQFRHLASPRAG, from the coding sequence ATGACCGCCACCGCCTCGACCGGTCCCCAGAAGGGACCATCGCTGGGCCTGCTGGGCTGGCGCTACCTCGCCGAGTACGCCCGCCGGCCGTTGAACCTCGTGCTGCTGGTCGTCGTGCCTGTCGTGTTCGTCACCCTCTCAGCCGGGGCGATCGCTGACTTCGCCGATGCGCTGGGCGGGATCACCGACCTGGGTCCGATCGAGGCCGCGACCGCGGGCTGGGCGGCGTCGCTGCTGGCCGGCGTCGCCGGGTTCTTCCACGTCACCGGTTCCCGCGAGGCCGACCGGCGACTGGCAGCCGCCGGTGCGGGAACGCTGCGGGTGGTGGCGGCCAGGCTCACCTCGGCCCTGGGACTGGCGGCCCTCGCCGGCATCGGAGCGCTCGGGGCACTGACGGTGCGCACCGACCTCGCTGACGCTCCGCGGGTGGTAGGTGTCACATTGCTGATGGCGGTGACCTACCTCGGGATCGGTGCGATCGTCGGTGCCCTGGTTCGCTCCGAGCTCAACGGGTCCCTCGTCGTGGTGTTCGTCTGGCTCTTCGACGTCTTCTTCGGCCCCGCGTTCGGTGGCAGCGGCGTCGTGCTACGGACCTTCCCGCTGCACTTCCCCACGCTGGTGGTGACCGACGTCGCCTCCGGGCACGCAGGCCCCCTGGGCGGTGTCGGGCTGTCGGCGCTGTGGGCGGTCGGAGCGCTGTTGGCAGGCACGGCCGCGCTGGTGCGCACGACGCGTCCCTCGCCGCTGGCTCTCCCTCGGCCGGCCGGTCGTTGGCGCCGCATTGCCGTGGCGCTGCGCTACGGGTTTCGCGACTACCGTCGCAACCTCGTGCTGTGGGTCCTGCTGGTCGGGCTGCCGGTGGCGTTCATCACCCTGTCGATCGCCGTCACCCCCAACGATCCCACACCGGTGGAACTCATCGACGGCGGCACGCGGAGCCTCCAGGTCCTGCCGATGAGTGATCTCCACGGCGCCATCATGGTCCCGATCACCGCCGGGTTCCTCGCCGGCCTGGCCGGGCTGTTCGTCGCCCTCGGGTCAGCAGAGGGGGTCCGGCGGCTGGTGCTGGCCGGCTACCGGCCGCTGGAGATCCTGGCGGCCCGGCTCGGCGTCATTGTCTTCGCGGCACTGCTGACCACCGGCGTATCGTTGGCAGTGACCGGCGCCAGCTTCACGCCCGTGGACTGGTGGGTCTTCGGGCTGGCCAACGTCCTCGTCGCGCTCACCTACGGAATGCTCGGCGTGCTCATCGGTCCTCGCTTCGGGCTTCTCGGCGGGCTCTACCTGATGCTCGCGCTGCCCTTCATCGATGTCGGCATCGCCCAGAACGCCATGTTCGACGCCGCCCCACCCGCCTGGGCCGTCTACATGCCTGCCCACGGCGGCATCCGCGTGATGCTGGACGGCGCCTTCACCGCCAGCTTCGACGAACTCGCCGCCTTCGGGCTGGCCCTGACCTGGCTGGCCGGCGTGACCGTGCTGGCCGTCGCGCAGTTCCGCCACCTCGCCTCACCTCGCGCTGGCTGA
- a CDS encoding c-type cytochrome, with protein sequence MRLLLITTTLVLLLTACASEPSGTPETVADDVAAGDVAAGETLYQANCAQCHGADLQGTDQGPPHLDAVYLPNHHGEFSFRAAVQNGVQPHHWQFGPMPPIDGLSEQDVTDIIAFVRAEQQLAGLLE encoded by the coding sequence ATGCGTCTCCTCCTGATCACGACGACCCTCGTCCTGCTGCTCACCGCCTGCGCATCCGAACCGTCGGGCACCCCGGAAACGGTCGCCGACGACGTCGCGGCTGGCGACGTCGCGGCTGGCGAGACGCTCTACCAAGCGAACTGTGCGCAATGCCACGGCGCGGACCTTCAAGGGACGGATCAAGGGCCTCCGCACCTGGATGCGGTGTACCTGCCGAACCACCATGGTGAGTTCTCGTTCCGCGCCGCCGTGCAGAACGGAGTTCAGCCACACCACTGGCAGTTCGGACCGATGCCCCCGATCGACGGGCTGAGCGAACAGGACGTCACCGACATCATCGCCTTCGTTCGGGCGGAGCAGCAACTCGCAGGACTGCTGGAGTAG
- a CDS encoding multicopper oxidase family protein, translated as MDRHTVPQDQLDGLTSARTDVQFAHEPQFTTLSGAAMSNRKLSRRQALLAAAAVPVAGGGLWAGLQAGSSPAEISAQQLRFEDVPAGFQRMRAAPAMAQLSGQADEMTAVWAYEGSVPGPEIRAVAGDRVRVRLENGLEQSTAVHWHGISIDNDMDGVPGLTQDAVSAGEAFDYDFVVPHPGTYWYHTHDRSWEQNARGLHGALIVEEPEPYDVDGDLTLVIDDWRLDDRSQIDEDSMGAAGDWSHGGRTGGLLTVNGSSTPDIDVVAGERIRMRLINTANARILGVSFGDLPASAVALDGYPIEPREVDGPVVLGPAQRVDVVVDMTGDPGAVGQLELLTQEGAAPGATFRYGPDEPIRTSFPDVPALPSRAPGSAALDLDDPVRVDLLMEGGAMGGMSAATLDGQTLAMPELMDARRFWAFNGVAGDLDMPLTTVARNRTVVVTIQNQTAFPHVMHFHGHHFQVITRDGVPSAQPDWRDSELMGQGETVELAFLADNPGKWLLHCHMLEHAAAGMMTWLNVT; from the coding sequence ATGGATCGTCATACTGTCCCCCAGGATCAGCTGGACGGCCTGACCAGCGCCAGAACTGACGTACAGTTCGCCCATGAACCGCAGTTCACCACGCTCTCAGGCGCGGCGATGAGCAACCGCAAGCTCTCACGTCGACAGGCGCTCCTCGCTGCCGCAGCCGTACCCGTGGCAGGAGGTGGGCTCTGGGCTGGTCTGCAGGCGGGATCATCGCCTGCCGAGATCTCCGCGCAGCAGCTTCGCTTCGAGGACGTCCCTGCCGGGTTCCAACGGATGCGCGCCGCCCCCGCGATGGCACAGCTGTCAGGACAGGCGGATGAGATGACTGCCGTATGGGCTTACGAGGGCTCCGTACCAGGACCGGAGATCCGCGCCGTCGCCGGTGATCGAGTGCGGGTGCGCCTGGAGAACGGCTTGGAGCAGTCCACGGCCGTGCACTGGCACGGGATCAGCATCGACAACGACATGGACGGCGTCCCCGGCCTGACGCAGGACGCTGTCAGCGCCGGCGAGGCGTTCGACTACGACTTCGTCGTGCCCCACCCCGGGACGTACTGGTATCACACTCACGACCGCTCTTGGGAGCAGAACGCACGGGGCTTGCACGGCGCTCTGATCGTGGAGGAACCCGAACCGTACGACGTCGACGGGGATCTGACGCTTGTCATCGACGATTGGCGTCTGGACGACCGGTCGCAGATCGACGAAGACAGCATGGGCGCTGCGGGCGACTGGAGTCACGGCGGCCGCACAGGCGGTCTGCTGACCGTCAACGGCAGCAGCACTCCCGACATCGACGTCGTGGCCGGCGAGCGGATCCGCATGCGCCTGATCAACACCGCCAACGCCAGGATCCTGGGCGTCTCGTTCGGGGATCTTCCCGCGAGCGCGGTGGCGCTCGACGGCTACCCGATCGAACCGCGGGAGGTGGACGGACCGGTCGTGCTCGGACCCGCGCAACGGGTCGACGTCGTCGTCGACATGACTGGGGACCCGGGAGCGGTCGGCCAGCTGGAGCTCCTGACCCAGGAGGGTGCTGCTCCCGGGGCCACGTTCCGCTACGGCCCCGACGAGCCCATCCGCACGAGCTTCCCGGACGTTCCGGCTCTGCCCAGCAGGGCGCCCGGCAGTGCGGCGCTCGATCTGGATGATCCTGTCCGCGTCGATCTGCTGATGGAGGGGGGTGCGATGGGCGGGATGTCCGCCGCGACGCTCGACGGCCAGACGCTCGCCATGCCGGAGCTGATGGACGCGCGCCGGTTCTGGGCCTTCAACGGTGTCGCGGGCGATCTCGACATGCCCCTCACGACAGTCGCGCGCAACCGCACGGTCGTCGTCACCATCCAGAACCAGACGGCGTTCCCCCACGTGATGCACTTCCACGGCCATCACTTCCAGGTCATCACCCGCGACGGCGTTCCCTCGGCCCAGCCGGACTGGCGGGACAGCGAGCTGATGGGGCAGGGCGAAACCGTCGAGCTGGCATTCCTCGCCGACAACCCCGGCAAGTGGCTCCTCCACTGCCACATGCTCGAACACGCGGCTGCCGGGATGATGACCTGGCTGAACGTCACCTGA
- a CDS encoding copper resistance CopC/CopD family protein, with amino-acid sequence MSSARNHIRRIIQPALLIVGLLLVLAAPAAAHSALQSVDPAPDSTFDQPVQSLTLVFAQPVDVLPNSVQVTGPDGQTLAVGESVLAGDGVTVTAELAEPLPPGTSSVAWRVIGGDGHPIEGGYVITSTSPPTEGAAPTVAPAATAAGPEPSAAESPNPAPSPETAPEDAAPESSESAGAAAVVSPQPPDVAAGEPMAPEIIQVVGRWLVFAASLVAIGVVVFGVAVHPDSRADQRLLSRLVTGAAVVVIVGTTMQLLGHVAVIAGEGMSGMTNTSAWDIVRGSGLMMASLLRIWGAGVILAGTRGFVRWSHDPSHVGPMLLGAASLLLSFQFTGHTATSTPGLLVRLSDAAHVGGAAVWTGGVVGLAAVMAARRHRGDDSRLVVGRFSVAATAAVVLVGVAGSALAVVELERVGQLFATGYGRVLLAKLAIVGLVAAVGAFNHTRLVPAIVNGDDESAARMQRTMRLELALFPLAIALTAVLVRMSP; translated from the coding sequence ATGTCTTCAGCACGCAATCACATCCGCCGGATAATCCAGCCAGCCCTGCTCATCGTGGGGTTGCTGCTGGTCCTCGCCGCACCGGCGGCCGCCCACTCCGCACTGCAGTCCGTCGACCCCGCCCCAGACAGCACCTTCGACCAGCCCGTGCAGAGCCTGACGCTGGTCTTCGCCCAACCGGTCGATGTCCTTCCCAATTCGGTCCAGGTCACAGGTCCCGATGGGCAGACACTCGCCGTGGGTGAATCGGTACTTGCCGGTGACGGTGTCACCGTCACGGCTGAACTCGCCGAACCGCTGCCCCCCGGGACGTCATCCGTCGCCTGGCGTGTGATCGGAGGAGATGGTCACCCGATCGAGGGCGGGTACGTGATCACCAGCACCTCGCCCCCGACCGAGGGAGCTGCCCCGACAGTGGCACCGGCGGCCACAGCCGCAGGGCCGGAACCGTCAGCAGCGGAGTCACCCAACCCCGCCCCGTCACCCGAGACGGCGCCCGAAGATGCTGCTCCTGAGTCGAGCGAGTCCGCGGGGGCCGCTGCGGTCGTGTCGCCGCAGCCGCCTGACGTGGCGGCAGGGGAGCCGATGGCTCCCGAGATCATCCAGGTGGTCGGACGGTGGCTCGTCTTCGCCGCGAGCCTTGTGGCGATCGGCGTTGTCGTGTTCGGCGTCGCGGTCCACCCCGACAGCCGCGCCGACCAGCGGCTCCTGAGCCGCCTCGTCACCGGTGCGGCGGTGGTCGTCATCGTGGGCACGACGATGCAGCTCCTCGGTCACGTCGCAGTCATCGCGGGGGAGGGCATGAGCGGGATGACCAACACCTCCGCCTGGGACATCGTCCGCGGCTCGGGTCTGATGATGGCTTCGCTGCTGCGCATCTGGGGTGCCGGCGTCATCCTGGCTGGCACCCGCGGCTTCGTCCGCTGGTCACACGATCCCTCGCACGTCGGACCGATGCTGCTGGGTGCAGCGAGCCTCCTGCTGTCGTTCCAGTTCACCGGGCACACCGCGACGAGCACTCCCGGCCTCCTGGTGCGTCTGTCCGACGCCGCGCACGTCGGCGGAGCGGCGGTCTGGACTGGTGGCGTCGTGGGTCTTGCGGCAGTTATGGCCGCGCGACGGCACCGCGGTGACGACTCCAGGCTGGTTGTGGGACGCTTCTCCGTCGCGGCCACCGCTGCTGTGGTCCTGGTCGGCGTCGCCGGCAGCGCTCTCGCGGTCGTCGAGCTGGAGAGGGTCGGGCAGCTGTTCGCCACCGGCTACGGACGGGTACTGCTGGCGAAGCTGGCCATCGTCGGCTTGGTGGCAGCCGTCGGCGCGTTCAACCACACCCGCCTGGTGCCCGCCATCGTCAACGGCGACGACGAGTCCGCCGCCCGGATGCAGCGCACGATGCGGCTGGAGCTCGCGCTGTTCCCCCTGGCCATCGCGCTGACTGCCGTCCTCGTCCGGATGTCCCCGTAG